The Geitlerinema sp. PCC 9228 genomic interval AAAGAATCTTTCAAGGAATTCCCCTCGCCGGTTCGGTCTACAAAACCCTCAAACAACTTCTCGAAACCCTGCTGCGGGATTCTCGGGAAAAATTCCATCGAGTGATTTTGGTGGAATACCCCCGTCGCGGTGTTTGGGCGATCGCCTTTGTGACCGGTAGCATCAAAGGAGAACTCAAATCCCACCTAGAAAGCGGCATGTTGAGTGTCTTCATCCCCACCACCCCCAACCCCACCTCGGGATGGTATGCCATTATTCCCGAAGACGAAGTTATCAACCTTTCCATGTCCATTGAAGACGCCTTCAAAGTCTTGCTTTCCGGCGGTATTGTCAGCCCCAGCAACCTACCTGCCCTCTCGTCAAAAGAGCTGCAAAGTCGTACACTAGAGTCGCTGGAAAATAACAACGAGGCGGCTACTGGAGAAAACCATTCCATCTCCGAAACCGCCAACAACGCCAACCAGTCTTAGCAAACCCCATTCCCACCCACAAATTCCCCTATGAAAGCTCGGCAAATTGCACGGGAACTTGCACTGCTCAGTCTCAGCCAAATCGGCGGCAAAGAAAGCGCCGAACTAGACGACCTAGTGCTGGCATCGATCCGCACCCTCAGTTCGGAATGCGAAGAACTCCTAGAAACAGCTTCTTTGGAAATCAAACGCGGCGAAAACTCTATTTTCGATAGCGAAACCCGCGCCGCCGATTTGGAAAGCAGCAAAAACGCGGTTCGCGAAGCCATGGAACTAGCGCGCGCCGCCATCAATCGTGTTGGTATGGCTGTGGAGCTGCCAGAATTTTTGCAGCTAGCCAACCAAAAAGAAGTGCGCGCCTATGCCTGGGAAATTCTCAGCAACGTCAAAACCAACCGCGAAGAAATCGACGAAGTCTTACAGCAATCCTTGGTTTCCTGGCAGTTGAGACGCCTGCCGCGCATCGACCGGGATTTATTGCGCATTGCCGCTGCCGAAATGATGTATATGGGCACTCCCCAGCAAGTCGCCATCAACGAATGCGTGGAAATTGCCAAACGCTATAGCGAAGAAGAGGGACATCGCTTTATTAACGGTATTTTACGCCGTCTCAGCGATCGCCTGCGCGATCGCAGCGTTCCCACCTCCAACACCTCCAAATAAGGAACTGCTGTTGAGTCCAACCCCGTTTCCACGGTAAAATAAGCAGCAAAAAGTACGCGCGAAGCTGAAGTCGCCACCCAGATTCCCACCGCAAAGCACATCGAGAGAATATCTATAGAATAGGCGCAAGACAGAAGATCCCTCGGAAAGCGAAAGCAGCTTCGCCTCCTATCCCCAAACCTGTCAACTTTGAAATTGTGAATCGGATACGGAAAAGAAATGGTCTTTAACTGGTTCCGTCGCCAATTTACCGATACTTCCAAATCCGCAGAAAAATCGGAGGAGTCTCCAGCATCTGCCGAAACGTCACCAGCCGAAGCCCCCGAGACAGAAACCACATCGGCAACCTCACAGGCAGAGGATGAATATTTGCAGTGGGCAAAAGCCGCCTACCGCAACATTCAAGCACGTCAAGGGGTAGAACCATCTACTACCACCGAAACGGAACCAGAAACCACCACAGAACCCACAGAGGAAGAAGAGACCGCCCCAGAAACCGAAACCACCACCACTTCCCCAGCCGCTACAGAATCCCCAACGCCTACCAGTTCGGAAGCGGCAACCACCGTCGAATCCGAATCGGAAACGCCACCAGAGCCCCCCAGCGAACCCAAAACTCCTATCTGGGCAGAAACCGAATCCCAACGGCAAGCGCGCATGGAACGGTTAAAAGCCGAAGCCGTGGAAGCACCAGAACCAGAAATTCCCGAAACCGAAGAAACCGAAACCCCATCGGCAAACGAACCCCTGACTTTGCAAGATATCTACGGGGATATCAATCTGGATGAAGGTTTTCTCTGGTCGGCGCGATTGCTTGCCCAACAGGGTCGCAACCCCGATGATGTTTCTATTGAAGAAATTACCTGGTTGCAAAAACTGCGGCGTGGGTTGGAAAAGACCCGTCGCAATTTAATCAACCAGTTGAAATCGATTGTCGGTCAGGGGCCTCTCAACGAAGAGGCCATTATGGAAATCGAGGCATTGCTGTTGGGGGCAGATGTGGGAGTTGAAGCCACCGATCGCATTATCGATGCTTTGCAGGAAAAATTGCGGGAAGAGGCATTGCCCCCAGAAGCCGCCATTAACTACCTCAAGACCATTTTGCGGGAAATTCTGGATCGACCCACCCTCGATCGCCCCACACCGCTGCTGTATCCGGAAAAAGACCAGTTGAATATTTGGTTGATAACGGGGGTTAATGGTTCCGGCAAAACCACCACCA includes:
- a CDS encoding DUF502 domain-containing protein, with product MLQRFMEDLKNDLIAGLLTIVPLATTIWISVTMARWAIDALTSIPKQLNPFEGLDPLLVSLLNLLVGILVPLTLILLIGLMARNIVGRWLLDVSERIFQGIPLAGSVYKTLKQLLETLLRDSREKFHRVILVEYPRRGVWAIAFVTGSIKGELKSHLESGMLSVFIPTTPNPTSGWYAIIPEDEVINLSMSIEDAFKVLLSGGIVSPSNLPALSSKELQSRTLESLENNNEAATGENHSISETANNANQS
- the nusB gene encoding transcription antitermination factor NusB; the encoded protein is MKARQIARELALLSLSQIGGKESAELDDLVLASIRTLSSECEELLETASLEIKRGENSIFDSETRAADLESSKNAVREAMELARAAINRVGMAVELPEFLQLANQKEVRAYAWEILSNVKTNREEIDEVLQQSLVSWQLRRLPRIDRDLLRIAAAEMMYMGTPQQVAINECVEIAKRYSEEEGHRFINGILRRLSDRLRDRSVPTSNTSK
- the ftsY gene encoding signal recognition particle-docking protein FtsY produces the protein MVFNWFRRQFTDTSKSAEKSEESPASAETSPAEAPETETTSATSQAEDEYLQWAKAAYRNIQARQGVEPSTTTETEPETTTEPTEEEETAPETETTTTSPAATESPTPTSSEAATTVESESETPPEPPSEPKTPIWAETESQRQARMERLKAEAVEAPEPEIPETEETETPSANEPLTLQDIYGDINLDEGFLWSARLLAQQGRNPDDVSIEEITWLQKLRRGLEKTRRNLINQLKSIVGQGPLNEEAIMEIEALLLGADVGVEATDRIIDALQEKLREEALPPEAAINYLKTILREILDRPTLDRPTPLLYPEKDQLNIWLITGVNGSGKTTTIGKLAHIAQKSGYKCLIAAADTFRAAAIEQVKIWGQRSQVDVIANPTSNTDPASVVFDAINAARSRETELLLVDTAGRLQNKKNLMEELNKVRRVIDKKADDAKVESLLVLDATLGQNGLQQAQVFAEAAHLSGIVLTKLDGTAKGGIAFSVVEQLGLPIRFIGAGEGIEDLRPFSSYEFVEAMLSG